One region of Ardenticatenales bacterium genomic DNA includes:
- a CDS encoding peptidase M14 codes for MKKSILWLVAGLVVVMLAVALPGLAARAQADAPDSSLPGGTFAVRIYYNEISDLDNLNGYDVWEYNNLKERYVLASMTQDGYYQLAQQGWRMEVDEEGTNMLNPAYVDALLDEYRTVDQLYADMDAIHAANPTITEIVDYGDSYCKSIGGCVTPGGDAQAGYDLRAMRITNQAITGDKPAFFLMANIHAREITTPELAMRMIDWLVNGYNTNADATWIVDYHEVWVVPSVNPDGRWIVDLGTQPPYNNGRWTQRKNANRSDGCNSWPPNGFSQYGIDLNRNHSFMWNSGGSSGQPCNLEFRGSSAASEMEVAQLETLVKSIIPDQRGPGITDPAPLTATGIFITMHSYSELVLWPWGFTTSPAPNKVNLQKIGDKFATYNGYTSCQPSICLYDTSGTSDDFAYGELGVASFTFEVGTSFMPPYSQIDSIQWPDNAPALQYAARIARMPYKLVEGPDSRNLSATPFAPNQVFLRAELNDTQNGGQVIKFGFYSIDKPYWVAGFSPHALYPRDGSYNTSNEVGAAVIDTSGLTPGRHIIYVHAMDVNNNLGPASAIFLDVP; via the coding sequence ATGAAGAAATCAATACTCTGGCTGGTCGCGGGCCTGGTCGTCGTCATGTTGGCCGTGGCCCTGCCCGGCCTCGCCGCGCGCGCCCAGGCGGATGCCCCCGATAGCAGTCTTCCCGGCGGCACATTTGCCGTGCGCATTTATTACAACGAAATCAGCGACCTGGATAACCTCAACGGCTACGATGTTTGGGAATACAACAACCTGAAGGAGCGCTACGTGCTGGCATCCATGACTCAGGACGGCTATTACCAACTGGCGCAACAAGGTTGGCGCATGGAGGTAGATGAAGAAGGCACGAACATGCTCAACCCGGCCTACGTGGACGCTCTGCTAGACGAATATCGTACGGTTGATCAGCTCTATGCGGATATGGACGCCATCCATGCCGCCAATCCCACCATCACGGAAATCGTGGACTATGGCGATAGCTACTGCAAGAGTATTGGTGGCTGCGTAACCCCCGGCGGCGACGCGCAGGCTGGCTACGATTTACGCGCCATGCGTATTACCAACCAGGCCATCACCGGCGACAAGCCCGCCTTCTTCCTCATGGCCAACATCCACGCACGTGAAATCACCACGCCGGAACTGGCGATGCGCATGATCGATTGGCTCGTCAACGGCTACAACACCAACGCGGACGCCACCTGGATCGTCGATTACCATGAGGTCTGGGTTGTCCCCTCCGTCAACCCGGATGGGCGCTGGATCGTTGACCTGGGCACGCAGCCGCCCTACAACAACGGCCGCTGGACGCAGCGCAAGAACGCCAATCGCAGCGATGGCTGCAACAGTTGGCCGCCAAACGGCTTTTCCCAGTACGGCATTGACCTGAACCGCAACCACAGCTTCATGTGGAATTCGGGCGGCAGCAGCGGCCAGCCCTGCAACCTGGAATTCCGCGGCTCTAGCGCGGCCTCCGAAATGGAAGTGGCCCAATTGGAAACCCTGGTAAAGTCGATCATCCCTGATCAACGAGGTCCGGGAATCACCGACCCCGCGCCACTGACCGCGACCGGTATCTTCATTACCATGCACAGTTACAGCGAACTGGTGCTCTGGCCGTGGGGTTTTACCACCTCACCCGCGCCCAATAAGGTTAACCTGCAGAAAATCGGTGACAAATTCGCCACCTACAACGGCTACACGTCTTGCCAGCCATCAATCTGTCTTTACGACACCAGCGGTACGTCGGACGACTTTGCCTATGGCGAATTGGGCGTCGCCTCCTTCACATTTGAAGTGGGCACTTCCTTCATGCCGCCGTACAGCCAGATCGATTCGATACAATGGCCGGACAATGCTCCCGCGCTGCAATATGCGGCACGCATCGCCCGCATGCCCTACAAACTGGTCGAGGGACCGGACTCACGCAACCTGTCCGCCACTCCCTTCGCGCCCAACCAGGTCTTCCTGCGCGCCGAGTTAAACGATACGCAAAACGGAGGACAGGTGATCAAGTTTGGGTTCTACTCCATTGACAAACCGTATTGGGTTGCCGGATTCTCGCCGCACGCGCTGTATCCGCGAGATGGTTCGTATAACACGAGCAACGAAGTTGGCGCCGCGGTGATTGACACCAGCGGCCTGACACCCGGTCGCCACATCATCTACGTCCACGCCATGGACGTGAACAACAACCTCGGTCCGGCCAGCGCTATCTTCCTGGACGTACCGTAG
- a CDS encoding cation:proton antiporter yields the protein MMNSDILSAPLPAETGSFLPLLLVIALAFIVPVLINRINRWLALPVVVGEILLGILLGQVYPELASDTVLAILSEIGFGILFFLAGTEIDFRSLRINRAETGKNSLSETLRSPVPLGILSFLLTLLLSWGFVYALSRTNLLQGNNWLFLILIFAPSSLGLIVAVLKESGYISRPLGQTILVAATIADFGTLLILTIVVAVIEIGGFHPEVLLVSLVFVGFVAAYVAFNYVYTSDTVQRFISAINTPTSQVKLRFSFALFLTFVVLSEQLGAEIVLGTFLAGMLISLLARPEDKEVVHQLESVGFGFFIPVFFIMVGVRFNVGALLADPEALWLVPAFALVAILVKVVPALLFRWSFGWRATIAGGMLLTARMSLIIAEAAIGVELGILTSAINADIILLAIVMATLGPLLFNRLIPPITDVGAPPIIVAGADKFGLEVAEQLRGHHEPVLLIDDDPGRIAQARARGFEAIIGRLDRPHKEIVPHLARANRLVTTYADIERNYAICRYVCSQFDIEHIVTQVPDPAALDRFQRLGVTATNPATDYAALVVMLTRNPAAFDLMTRIDDDKEVHEFVVRNPTVIGKRLRDLSLPPGVLILAVKREGELLVPTADTRFERDDHVTLVGAADYVDHAFAVFTNSDGSAVQ from the coding sequence ATGATGAATAGCGACATTCTTTCTGCCCCCCTGCCCGCGGAGACAGGTTCATTTCTCCCGCTGCTGCTGGTGATAGCCCTGGCGTTTATTGTGCCGGTGCTCATCAATCGCATCAATCGCTGGCTGGCGCTGCCCGTGGTTGTGGGCGAGATTTTGCTGGGCATATTGCTGGGTCAGGTTTATCCGGAACTGGCATCGGATACCGTACTGGCTATCTTATCCGAGATCGGTTTTGGGATTCTGTTTTTTCTGGCCGGCACGGAAATAGACTTCCGCAGCCTGAGAATAAATCGGGCCGAAACAGGAAAGAACAGCTTAAGCGAGACATTGCGCAGCCCCGTGCCTCTGGGAATCCTCAGTTTTTTGTTGACCCTGTTGCTCTCATGGGGTTTCGTTTATGCCCTGTCGCGCACCAATCTACTCCAGGGCAACAACTGGCTCTTTCTCATCCTCATTTTTGCTCCCTCGTCACTGGGCCTGATCGTGGCCGTCCTCAAGGAAAGCGGTTATATCAGTCGTCCTCTGGGCCAGACCATTCTGGTTGCGGCGACGATTGCTGACTTTGGTACGCTCCTTATTCTCACGATTGTCGTGGCTGTGATTGAGATTGGCGGGTTTCACCCAGAAGTGCTGCTGGTGAGCCTGGTATTCGTGGGGTTTGTGGCCGCGTATGTGGCCTTCAACTACGTTTACACCAGCGACACGGTGCAGCGATTTATCTCGGCCATAAACACACCGACATCCCAGGTCAAACTCCGCTTTTCCTTTGCCCTGTTTCTCACGTTTGTGGTGTTGTCGGAGCAGTTGGGCGCGGAGATTGTGTTGGGGACGTTTCTTGCCGGCATGTTAATCTCCTTGCTCGCCCGTCCCGAAGACAAAGAAGTGGTACACCAACTGGAATCCGTCGGCTTTGGTTTCTTTATTCCCGTGTTTTTTATTATGGTGGGCGTGCGTTTTAACGTAGGCGCGTTGTTGGCGGACCCGGAGGCATTGTGGCTTGTGCCGGCATTTGCCCTTGTCGCCATCCTGGTCAAAGTCGTTCCCGCACTCCTCTTCCGTTGGTCCTTCGGTTGGCGCGCCACCATCGCCGGCGGTATGTTACTCACCGCGCGCATGTCCCTGATCATCGCCGAAGCCGCCATTGGCGTCGAACTCGGCATCCTCACCTCCGCCATCAACGCGGACATCATCCTGCTCGCCATCGTCATGGCCACTTTGGGGCCGCTGCTCTTCAACCGCCTCATACCCCCCATCACCGATGTAGGGGCGCCGCCCATTATTGTTGCCGGCGCGGACAAATTCGGCCTGGAAGTGGCGGAACAACTGCGCGGTCACCATGAACCCGTGCTGCTCATCGACGACGACCCCGGACGCATCGCGCAGGCGCGCGCCCGGGGTTTCGAGGCCATCATCGGGCGCCTCGACCGGCCGCACAAGGAGATCGTGCCTCACCTGGCCCGCGCCAACCGCCTCGTAACCACCTACGCAGACATAGAGCGGAATTATGCCATTTGTCGCTATGTGTGCAGCCAGTTCGACATCGAACACATCGTCACCCAGGTCCCCGATCCGGCGGCGCTGGACCGCTTTCAACGCCTCGGCGTCACAGCCACCAACCCGGCTACGGACTACGCCGCCCTCGTCGTCATGCTCACGCGCAATCCGGCCGCGTTTGACCTGATGACGCGCATTGACGATGACAAGGAGGTCCACGAATTCGTGGTACGCAATCCGACGGTCATTGGGAAACGTCTGCGCGACCTCAGCCTGCCCCCAGGCGTCCTGATTCTCGCCGTCAAACGAGAAGGCGAACTGCTTGTGCCCACGGCGGATACCCGCTTTGAGCGGGATGACCATGTGACGCTGGTCGGCGCGGCGGATTATGTGGACCACGCCTTCGCCGTTTTCACAAATAGTGACGGATCGGCGGTTCAGTGA
- a CDS encoding peptide chain release factor 3, giving the protein MLNQEEQIHSPDATLAAETARRRTFAIISHPDAGKTTLTEKLLLYGNAIHLAGSVRARRDQRSATSDWMAIERERGISITSTVLQFPYKGCIINLLDTPGHQDFSEDTYRTLMAADSAVMVLDAAKGVEAQTRKLFEVCRQRGIPVFTFINKMDRPAQDPLGLLDEVENILGMQPVPMNWPIGDGESFLGVYDRLTAQVYLFDRTVRNQTISPQTITTLDDPRVRRGLSDARLDDLLTNIGLLDEMATFDLAQVRGGRQTPVYFGSALTNFGVRLFLDDFIQYAPAPGSYHSDMGPIPPTGPDFSGFVFKIQANMNPRHRDSVAFVRICSGRFERNMSVHHPRTTRQLRLSRPYKFFADDREVVDDAYPGDIIGLPGNDYFSIGDTINAGSTLFNYDPIPTFPAEHFARLINMDVSKQKQFIKGLDQLRTEGAMQILYEADAMRRDPILAVVGMLQFDVVEARLEGEYGVVTRRQMLPQSICRWIEGPETDIAQLPWRYGLLRAHDTAGRLVGLFNSQHELTYYQGKFPHLSFKETP; this is encoded by the coding sequence ATGCTGAACCAAGAAGAACAAATCCATTCGCCCGATGCCACGCTGGCGGCGGAGACCGCCCGGCGACGTACATTTGCTATTATTTCGCACCCGGATGCCGGCAAAACCACCCTCACGGAGAAATTGCTGCTCTACGGCAATGCCATCCATCTTGCCGGCAGCGTCCGCGCCCGCCGCGACCAGCGCAGTGCCACCTCCGACTGGATGGCGATTGAGCGGGAGCGTGGCATTTCCATTACCTCCACGGTGCTCCAGTTCCCTTACAAAGGCTGTATCATCAATCTGCTGGATACGCCCGGCCACCAGGATTTTTCGGAGGACACCTATCGCACGTTGATGGCCGCGGACAGCGCGGTGATGGTGTTGGACGCGGCCAAAGGCGTGGAGGCACAGACACGGAAATTGTTTGAAGTATGCCGGCAACGCGGCATCCCCGTCTTCACCTTCATCAACAAAATGGATCGCCCGGCGCAAGACCCGCTAGGACTGCTTGATGAAGTAGAAAACATCCTGGGAATGCAGCCCGTACCCATGAACTGGCCCATCGGCGACGGCGAGAGCTTCCTCGGCGTCTATGACCGCCTCACCGCGCAGGTGTACCTCTTTGACCGCACGGTGCGCAACCAGACCATTTCGCCACAGACGATCACGACGCTCGACGATCCGCGTGTGCGCCGGGGTTTGAGCGATGCGCGTTTGGACGACTTGCTTACCAATATCGGTCTGCTGGATGAGATGGCGACCTTTGATCTGGCGCAGGTGCGGGGAGGACGGCAAACGCCCGTTTACTTTGGCAGCGCCCTCACCAACTTTGGCGTGCGGTTGTTCCTCGACGACTTCATCCAGTATGCTCCCGCGCCCGGTTCTTATCATAGCGATATGGGTCCTATTCCACCCACCGGACCAGACTTTTCCGGCTTTGTCTTCAAAATTCAGGCGAACATGAATCCACGCCACCGCGATAGTGTCGCCTTTGTGCGCATATGCAGTGGGCGCTTTGAACGTAATATGTCGGTTCATCACCCGCGCACGACGCGGCAGTTGCGGCTGTCCCGCCCCTACAAGTTTTTCGCCGACGACCGCGAGGTGGTGGACGATGCCTACCCTGGCGACATCATTGGCCTGCCGGGAAATGATTATTTCAGCATCGGGGATACGATAAATGCCGGCAGCACGCTCTTCAACTACGACCCCATTCCCACCTTCCCCGCGGAACACTTCGCCCGCCTCATTAATATGGACGTGAGCAAGCAAAAGCAGTTCATCAAGGGACTCGACCAACTACGCACCGAAGGCGCCATGCAAATCCTCTACGAAGCCGACGCCATGCGCCGCGATCCCATCCTGGCCGTCGTGGGAATGCTCCAGTTTGACGTGGTCGAAGCCCGTCTGGAAGGCGAGTACGGCGTGGTCACGCGCCGACAGATGTTGCCGCAGTCCATTTGTCGCTGGATCGAAGGTCCGGAAACGGACATTGCGCAGCTCCCCTGGCGCTATGGTCTGTTACGCGCCCACGACACCGCCGGTCGCCTGGTCGGCCTCTTCAACTCCCAACATGAACTGACCTACTATCAGGGTAAATTCCCTCACCTCAGTTTCAAGGAAACGCCGTGA
- a CDS encoding PspC domain-containing protein, with translation MSEKHILERQNGIIAGVCGGIAAYYGWSPFIIRLIFFLLLLPGGLPGLLPYLVLWLLIPKKR, from the coding sequence ATGAGCGAAAAACACATACTGGAACGACAAAATGGGATCATTGCCGGTGTCTGTGGCGGCATTGCCGCGTACTATGGCTGGAGTCCGTTTATCATTCGCCTGATATTCTTCTTGCTCCTGCTGCCTGGTGGACTGCCAGGTCTGCTGCCTTACCTGGTGTTGTGGCTCCTGATCCCCAAGAAACGATGA
- a CDS encoding AAA family ATPase produces MRDETQVAHVVPWARRLAAYLPVTLARQILRGEPPTPGEPRQIRAATLFADISGFTAMSEELATDGPRGAEELSRVLEDTFTPLIAIIHEAGGAVSHFHGDAMTVYFPEGGVTDAARRALVCAQKMQSLMWTQLSQAQTERPPGKPSTFPLTLKIGVGYGECLEMVVGDPETHAEFVLAGAGVDDAVNAEKQASARQVIASAALMREVGSPATRDFQPWVHPLPALPALPLLDWSHFSEADHARLAQAAPAFLPAALVQGLNFGPHLSLAEHRPVTSLFVQFGGLDYASAAAGTLLQRYFAWAEEIVARYGGASAYLNRVLIGDKGSQLHIMFGAPVAPDAPERAVRCALALQREKPDFITRQQVGLAAGKVFAGPIGAESRREYTVVGDVVNLSARLMQLSEEGEVVVAEAAAHRAENVAVFAAMPSVKVKGKQVMIRPYRALRERPRPALGLDDARQARTIPLVGREAEMDLLLGSLDTALRGLGSVVAVSGGVGVGKTRLVVEGIAYWRAQGGTDYVAFCQSHMVDVPYGPWLEIWRAFFGLEAGMPASSQQERVRQQTEALFPEAGEDAALWGDVLGLGGEMPASLANLTAKARQVRFFDLVRGCFLGRARQQPLLLCFEDVHWVDRATLEMIDALTEEVHDVPFAVVLTMQAHHDAPAQAERPLAALLRPTCSRVPLADLPPRHASELLRHYIGDLELPPAVEQRLGLRDRDGQASPVNPMFLREAVQALEGMGVLRRGTRVTLDRDRLEGVQLPDTIHGLVLARLDRLPASTRYLAQIAAVIGRRFDLSLLQHLVGSTPGIHMAQQLAQLSHADIAQAVTAESTITHQFQHVMMREVAYESLPYAQRQELHTQIVSWLEATHAENLKPHYGVLAYHCGQAKLRQKGLTYAVGAADEARRIYANWEAIDLYTLAQNHLQALGVDQYADVAAHVGLSQGHIWLMFGEYERAEPLFAEALALARAHEAWGHLAHANNLLAELKFRQSKYGEIVNYTQPVKALAERITVDDLALAYLWDGWAAANAGNYSEALQEVDEAVRLCQQVGSQHRLALALEASAFIYYSQRQLDKAIDALSKGVRLARAFSVTVNVGYTLNNLAWCQFEAGHATKALETLNEAALLAQKAGRNLLAIVLANRGGIHGYLGAYDAAAADLRRAVDMLEDMDDDYTLVEAHLQWGHNLAAAQEMWDEAAYHLKQAQSLIGSRTRQYAVEHTRVLIGLAQVALAQGRNAEARTLLDQAEAGAINISWWRPAVAYFQGVAARQKGDKARAVAHFSVGRRLVEEQGCPDYLPLLLLELARLEEDPARRKTYLEQCLSATQRAHAADRERCEREATHLLSLHEE; encoded by the coding sequence ATGAGGGACGAAACACAGGTCGCCCACGTTGTCCCCTGGGCGCGGCGGCTGGCGGCGTACTTGCCGGTGACGCTGGCGCGCCAGATTTTGCGCGGGGAGCCGCCCACGCCGGGCGAGCCGCGCCAGATTCGCGCCGCCACCCTGTTCGCGGACATCTCCGGCTTCACAGCCATGTCCGAGGAACTGGCGACGGATGGGCCGCGGGGCGCGGAGGAGTTGAGCCGCGTCCTGGAGGACACTTTCACGCCCCTGATTGCGATCATTCACGAGGCGGGCGGCGCGGTGAGCCACTTCCACGGGGACGCCATGACCGTTTACTTCCCGGAAGGGGGCGTGACGGACGCGGCGCGGCGGGCATTGGTCTGCGCCCAGAAGATGCAGTCGTTGATGTGGACGCAGTTGAGCCAGGCGCAAACGGAGCGCCCTCCGGGGAAACCGTCCACTTTCCCCCTCACGCTGAAGATCGGCGTGGGTTATGGCGAATGCCTGGAAATGGTGGTCGGCGATCCGGAAACGCACGCGGAATTTGTGCTGGCCGGGGCGGGCGTGGATGATGCGGTGAACGCGGAGAAGCAGGCGAGCGCGCGGCAGGTGATCGCCAGCGCGGCCTTGATGCGTGAAGTGGGGTCTCCCGCCACCAGGGATTTTCAGCCGTGGGTGCATCCGTTGCCGGCATTGCCGGCACTACCGCTGCTAGATTGGTCCCATTTTTCGGAGGCGGACCATGCGCGACTGGCGCAGGCGGCGCCGGCATTCCTGCCCGCGGCATTGGTGCAAGGGCTGAACTTCGGCCCCCACCTCTCGCTGGCGGAACATCGCCCCGTGACCAGCCTCTTTGTGCAGTTTGGCGGCCTGGATTACGCCAGCGCGGCGGCAGGCACGCTGTTGCAACGGTATTTTGCCTGGGCGGAGGAGATCGTGGCTCGCTATGGGGGCGCATCCGCCTACCTCAATCGCGTCTTGATCGGGGACAAGGGGAGCCAACTGCACATCATGTTTGGCGCGCCCGTGGCCCCGGATGCGCCAGAGCGAGCGGTCCGCTGCGCGCTGGCGTTGCAGCGGGAAAAGCCAGACTTCATCACGCGGCAGCAGGTGGGGCTGGCGGCGGGTAAGGTGTTTGCCGGACCCATTGGCGCCGAGAGCCGGCGAGAGTATACCGTGGTGGGAGACGTGGTTAATCTGTCGGCGCGGCTGATGCAATTGAGCGAGGAGGGAGAGGTGGTCGTGGCGGAGGCTGCCGCGCATCGCGCCGAGAATGTGGCGGTCTTCGCGGCAATGCCGTCGGTGAAGGTGAAGGGGAAGCAAGTCATGATTCGGCCTTATCGCGCGCTGCGCGAACGTCCGCGCCCGGCATTGGGGTTGGATGACGCCCGGCAGGCGCGTACGATTCCGCTGGTGGGGCGGGAGGCGGAGATGGACCTGTTGCTGGGCAGCCTGGACACGGCCCTGCGGGGATTAGGCAGCGTGGTCGCCGTGTCTGGCGGGGTGGGTGTAGGAAAAACGCGCCTGGTTGTGGAGGGGATAGCCTATTGGCGGGCGCAGGGGGGGACGGATTACGTAGCTTTTTGCCAGTCGCACATGGTGGATGTGCCTTATGGGCCGTGGTTGGAGATTTGGCGCGCTTTTTTCGGGTTGGAGGCGGGGATGCCGGCATCTTCCCAACAAGAGCGCGTGCGTCAACAAACCGAGGCGCTTTTCCCGGAGGCGGGGGAGGATGCGGCTTTATGGGGGGATGTGCTGGGTTTGGGGGGAGAAATGCCGGCATCGCTGGCCAACCTGACGGCGAAAGCCCGGCAGGTACGGTTCTTTGACCTGGTGCGGGGCTGCTTTTTGGGTCGCGCCCGGCAGCAACCGCTGCTGTTGTGTTTTGAGGACGTGCATTGGGTGGACCGGGCCACCTTAGAGATGATTGATGCGCTCACCGAGGAAGTCCATGACGTGCCCTTCGCCGTCGTGCTGACTATGCAAGCCCACCATGACGCGCCGGCGCAAGCGGAAAGACCCCTGGCGGCGCTGCTGCGGCCAACGTGCAGCCGTGTGCCGCTGGCGGATCTGCCACCGCGGCACGCTTCCGAACTCCTGCGGCATTATATAGGGGATTTGGAGCTGCCGCCGGCGGTGGAGCAGCGCCTGGGGCTACGGGATCGGGATGGGCAGGCCAGTCCCGTCAATCCCATGTTTCTGCGGGAAGCCGTGCAGGCGCTGGAGGGGATGGGCGTGCTGCGGCGCGGGACGCGGGTAACGCTGGATAGGGACCGGCTGGAGGGGGTGCAGTTGCCGGATACGATTCATGGGTTGGTGCTGGCGCGGTTGGACCGATTGCCGGCATCCACCCGCTACCTGGCACAGATAGCCGCCGTTATTGGCCGCCGCTTTGATCTATCACTCCTGCAACACCTCGTCGGTTCCACGCCGGGCATCCACATGGCGCAGCAGTTGGCGCAGCTGTCACACGCGGACATCGCGCAGGCAGTGACCGCGGAATCCACCATCACGCACCAATTCCAGCACGTCATGATGCGCGAGGTGGCTTACGAAAGCCTGCCCTACGCGCAGCGGCAGGAACTTCATACACAAATTGTCTCCTGGTTGGAGGCGACCCACGCGGAAAACCTGAAACCTCACTATGGCGTGTTGGCGTATCATTGCGGGCAGGCAAAGCTGCGGCAGAAAGGGTTAACGTATGCGGTGGGGGCGGCGGATGAGGCGCGCCGGATTTACGCCAATTGGGAAGCAATTGACCTGTATACGCTGGCGCAAAACCATTTGCAGGCGTTGGGCGTGGACCAGTACGCGGATGTGGCGGCGCATGTGGGGCTATCGCAGGGACATATCTGGTTGATGTTTGGGGAATATGAGCGGGCGGAACCGTTGTTTGCGGAGGCATTGGCGCTGGCGCGAGCGCATGAGGCGTGGGGGCATCTCGCGCATGCGAATAACTTGCTGGCGGAGTTGAAGTTTCGCCAATCAAAGTATGGGGAGATTGTCAATTATACGCAACCGGTGAAGGCGTTGGCGGAGCGGATTACTGTGGATGACCTGGCGCTGGCGTATTTGTGGGATGGTTGGGCGGCGGCGAATGCCGGCAATTACAGCGAAGCGTTGCAAGAAGTCGATGAGGCCGTGCGCCTCTGCCAGCAAGTAGGTAGCCAGCACCGCCTGGCATTGGCGCTAGAGGCCAGCGCCTTCATTTACTACTCCCAGCGTCAGCTAGACAAGGCCATCGACGCCCTCAGCAAAGGAGTACGGCTGGCGCGCGCATTCAGCGTCACCGTGAACGTCGGCTACACGCTCAACAATCTGGCCTGGTGTCAGTTTGAAGCCGGACACGCAACCAAAGCGCTGGAAACCCTGAACGAGGCGGCCCTCCTGGCACAGAAGGCGGGGCGGAATCTATTAGCCATCGTCCTGGCAAACCGGGGGGGGATTCATGGTTACCTGGGCGCATACGACGCAGCCGCGGCAGACCTGAGGCGCGCGGTGGATATGCTAGAAGACATGGATGACGACTACACCCTGGTCGAAGCCCACCTGCAATGGGGTCACAACCTGGCCGCGGCACAAGAAATGTGGGACGAAGCCGCCTATCATTTGAAACAGGCGCAATCGCTCATTGGCTCGCGCACCAGGCAATATGCGGTAGAACACACGCGGGTGCTGATTGGCCTGGCGCAGGTGGCGCTGGCGCAAGGGCGCAACGCGGAAGCAAGGACGCTGCTCGATCAGGCGGAAGCAGGGGCAATCAACATATCCTGGTGGCGGCCCGCCGTGGCGTACTTTCAGGGAGTGGCGGCACGGCAAAAGGGGGATAAGGCGCGCGCGGTAGCACATTTCTCTGTTGGTCGGCGACTGGTTGAAGAGCAGGGCTGCCCGGATTATTTACCGTTGTTGTTGCTGGAGTTGGCGCGTTTGGAGGAGGATCCCGCGCGGCGCAAGACTTACCTGGAACAGTGCCTGTCGGCGACACAGCGGGCGCATGCCGCCGACAGGGAACGATGTGAGCGTGAAGCCACACATCTTCTCAGTCTCCATGAAGAATAG